The following proteins are co-located in the Penaeus monodon isolate SGIC_2016 chromosome 10, NSTDA_Pmon_1, whole genome shotgun sequence genome:
- the LOC119577598 gene encoding basic salivary proline-rich protein 1-like has protein sequence MAVMAQGLTRGSNLRGLLGDPQEVQNWSFVPAPLPGPPGGNRKGPAPPSEGNPPKTEPQEHQFKKPTRGKTPGWQYPFSRKEEKGFALTGRAQKAGFMPQAGNKETEGPPRGRPNPKHETAWAQKKPKNQKSELPKGLHPPSGSPGGSRLRLPRFPMAKRPRVTLHTTGGSRGRLQAHHPPGSLKGTGVRLGPPNSQPCSGHSPRSLSSTGEPNPLRGGVPDPKPRPLGDSRWKTDKGPMGGVPERLGPRAENNEPNPQSENWVLKSQTFKSPWVKGASLTLPPKLGLWAQESPRTPYF, from the exons ATGGCTGTTATGGCCCAGGGTTTGACCCGGGGGTCCAACCTTCGAGGCCTCCTCGGGGACCCCCAGG AGGTCCAAAATTGGTCCTTCGTCCCGGCCCCCCTGCCGGGCCCACCCGGGGGAAACCGGAAGGGTCCTGCCCCCCCTTCAGAGGGGAACCCCCCTAAAACTGAACCCCAGGAGCACCAGTTTAAAAAACcaacccgggggaaaacccccggg TGGCAGTACCCCTTTtccaggaaagaggaaaag GGTtttgccctcacaggcagagcccaaAAGGCTGGGTTCATGCCACAAGCCGGAAACAAAGAAACTGAGGGCCCGCCCAGGGGAAGGCCAAACCCAAAGCACGAAACAGCCTGGGcccagaaaaaacccaaaaaccaaaagtcagagctaccaaagggtcTCCACCCCCCCAGTGGATCCCCGG GGGGATCACGTCTACGGCTGCCACGTTTTCCCATGGCAAAGAGGCCCCGGGTGACCCTG cacacgaccggtGGGtctagggggagacttcaagcaCACCACCCCCCTGGGTCCCTGAAGGGGACCGGGGTGCGGCTGGGCCCTCCAAATAGCCAACCCTGCTCGGggcattccccgagatcgctctcctcaacggGGGAGCCAAACCCTTTGAGAGGGGGGGTCCCAGACCCCAAACCCCGGCCACTTGGGGACTCCCG atggaaaaccgACAAGGGCCCAATgggaggcgttccagagcgccttggcccccgGGCTGAGAACAATGAACCCAACCCCCAGAGCGAAAATTGGGTGCTAAAAAGCCAGACTTTTAAAAGCCCTTGGGTGAAGGGAGCCTCACTGACCCTACCCCCAAAACTCGGCCTTTGGGCCCAGGAGTCCCCAAGGACGCCTTACTTTTAA